DNA from Pseudomonas putida:
CGTCCAGCCGAGGAAGGTGATGAACTGCTTTTTCTGCACGGCCCGATGGACCTGGGCCAGCATTGCCTGCTCACTGGACTCGACCAGCTTCCACTGCCCCAGGTCGAAGGCGTTCTTGTCGATGATCTCTTTGAGCGACAGGTTGGCCGGTGCACCGGAACCAATGCCGTATAGCTTCTTGCCGAAGGCGTCGGCATGTTTTGACAGGTCGGCGAAGTCTTTGACACCGGCCTCCCAGACATAGTCCGGCACCGCGAGGGTGAATTGCGTGCCTTCAAGGTTGCGGGCCAGGCGCTGTACATCGCCGTTGGCCACGAACTTGTCGTGAAAGCCCTGTTGCGCGGGCATCCAGTTGCCCAGGAAGGCGTCTACCTGACCGTCCTTGAGGCCGCCGAAGATGATCGGTACGGCCAGGTTGTCGATTTTCACCTGGTAGCCAAGGCTTTCCAAAAGCAGGCGGGCGACGGCGTTGGTGGAGGCGATGTCGCTCCAGCCGGGGTCGGCCATCTTCACGGTGGTGCATCGGGCATCGCTGTCGGC
Protein-coding regions in this window:
- the choX gene encoding choline ABC transporter substrate-binding protein, with product MKKYTTAVIALALGLTAITAHADSDARCTTVKMADPGWSDIASTNAVARLLLESLGYQVKIDNLAVPIIFGGLKDGQVDAFLGNWMPAQQGFHDKFVANGDVQRLARNLEGTQFTLAVPDYVWEAGVKDFADLSKHADAFGKKLYGIGSGAPANLSLKEIIDKNAFDLGQWKLVESSEQAMLAQVHRAVQKKQFITFLGWTPHPMNVKLKMHYLTGGEQWFGDNGDVYTLVRKGYPQACPNAAKLLGNLSFSLEMENSIMAEVVDKKVSFDEAAKAWVKAHPESLDGWLAGVTTKEGGNAQEVIKAKL